The following are encoded together in the Bacteroidales bacterium MB20-C3-3 genome:
- the recG gene encoding ATP-dependent DNA helicase RecG — MPGILESDIKFLSGVGPRRATLLEKELNIKTFSDMLYFFPFRYIDRSRIYTISEIEPSMSYIQLRGKISRITLLGEKGPAKRLVATLTDPTGAIDLVFFQGIKWTKERLKTNHEYIIFGKPTIFNQSLNIVHPEIDSVNEENPFYIGNMIGVYSSTERLRSSGLGNKVIARMQATLLKQCIEGIQETLPENISAEKKLMPVKEALQMIHFPSDMKKLASAQFRFKFEELFYLQLSLLRQKSIRERNARGIIMHKVGDFFNKCYNNIPFELTNAQKRVIREVREDFKSGRQMNRLLQGDVGSGKTMVALLCSLLSADSGYQSCIMAPTEVLANQHYNNSAKLLENTGIKTALLTGSTKAKERREIAEGLTNGTIHLLFGTHALIEESVQFRNLGFAVIDEQHRFGVEQRAKLWSKNSDTLPHVLVMTATPIPRTLAMTLYGDLDVSVIDELPPGRKSIRTIHSTESYRKKIYEFMKEEISKGRQIFIVYPLINESETLDYKNLQEGYENIIREFPAPEYVTAVVHGKQKNEDKAYDMELFASGKANILVSTSVIEVGVDVPNASVMMIESAERFGLSQLHQLRGRVGRGAESSYCILMTGHKLTKESKQRIDLMCSTQDGFELAEADMRMRGPGDIEGTQQSGLPIDLKLADLAKDSQILEEARRTALSLLDSDPFIERPANQMLRDKLAKLRGAQEDFSRIS; from the coding sequence ATGCCTGGTATTCTTGAAAGTGACATAAAATTCCTCAGTGGTGTTGGTCCAAGAAGAGCCACCCTTTTGGAGAAGGAGCTAAATATCAAAACATTTAGTGACATGCTCTATTTTTTCCCTTTCAGATATATTGATCGCAGCAGAATCTATACAATCAGCGAAATTGAACCCTCTATGAGCTATATTCAACTGAGGGGGAAAATTTCCAGAATTACTCTGCTTGGTGAAAAAGGGCCTGCAAAAAGACTAGTTGCAACACTGACAGACCCTACTGGTGCCATAGATCTTGTCTTCTTTCAAGGAATTAAATGGACAAAAGAGAGGCTTAAAACAAATCATGAATATATAATATTTGGGAAACCTACAATTTTTAATCAAAGTCTTAACATTGTCCATCCAGAGATTGACTCCGTTAACGAAGAGAACCCGTTTTATATAGGGAATATGATAGGAGTCTACTCCTCGACAGAGAGACTCAGAAGCAGCGGACTGGGGAACAAGGTTATTGCAAGAATGCAAGCCACTCTTCTCAAGCAATGTATTGAGGGAATACAGGAGACTCTTCCAGAGAATATTTCAGCCGAAAAAAAATTAATGCCGGTAAAAGAGGCTCTTCAGATGATTCATTTTCCTTCTGACATGAAAAAACTTGCATCTGCTCAATTCAGATTCAAGTTTGAAGAGTTGTTCTATCTCCAACTCTCATTACTAAGGCAAAAAAGTATAAGAGAGCGAAATGCAAGGGGTATAATCATGCACAAAGTTGGAGACTTCTTTAATAAATGCTATAACAATATCCCCTTTGAACTCACTAATGCACAAAAAAGAGTTATTCGTGAAGTTCGTGAAGATTTCAAGTCAGGAAGACAAATGAATAGATTGCTACAAGGAGATGTTGGTAGCGGTAAAACAATGGTTGCATTACTGTGTTCACTTCTATCTGCTGACAGCGGATATCAGTCTTGTATAATGGCTCCAACTGAAGTCCTTGCTAATCAGCATTATAACAACTCTGCTAAACTTTTAGAAAATACCGGAATAAAGACAGCACTCCTGACTGGTAGCACTAAAGCAAAAGAGAGACGAGAGATAGCTGAAGGGCTAACCAATGGCACAATACATTTACTCTTTGGCACTCATGCACTGATTGAAGAGAGTGTCCAGTTCAGAAATTTAGGCTTTGCCGTAATTGATGAACAGCACAGATTTGGTGTTGAACAAAGAGCAAAGCTATGGAGTAAAAACAGCGATACTCTTCCCCATGTCCTTGTGATGACAGCCACCCCTATACCGCGCACACTTGCAATGACTCTTTACGGAGACCTTGATGTTTCAGTAATTGATGAACTACCTCCGGGAAGAAAAAGTATAAGGACAATACACTCAACCGAGTCATACAGGAAAAAGATTTACGAATTCATGAAAGAGGAGATTTCAAAAGGGAGGCAAATCTTTATTGTATATCCTCTTATCAATGAGAGCGAGACGCTTGATTATAAAAACCTTCAAGAGGGATACGAAAACATTATACGCGAGTTTCCTGCACCTGAATATGTAACAGCTGTTGTTCACGGCAAGCAAAAAAATGAAGACAAAGCATACGATATGGAACTTTTTGCTTCAGGTAAAGCAAACATTCTGGTATCAACATCTGTTATAGAGGTTGGAGTTGATGTGCCTAACGCCTCAGTTATGATGATAGAGAGTGCCGAGAGGTTTGGTCTCTCTCAGCTTCATCAGCTTAGGGGAAGAGTGGGAAGAGGAGCAGAAAGCTCATATTGTATCCTGATGACAGGACATAAACTAACAAAAGAGTCAAAACAAAGGATTGACCTTATGTGCTCCACTCAGGATGGATTTGAGCTGGCTGAGGCCGATATGAGAATGCGCGGTCCGGGGGATATAGAGGGAACTCAGCAGAGTGGACTTCCTATAGATCTTAAGCTGGCAGATCTTGCAAAAGATTCACAGATACTGGAGGAGGCAAGAAGAACTGCTCTCTCTCTCCTGGACTCTGATCCTTTTATTGAGAGACCGGCAAATCAGATGCTTCGCGATAAGTTAGCTAAACTCAGAGGTGCACAGGAGGATTTCTCCAGAATTAGTTAA
- the pdxA gene encoding 4-hydroxythreonine-4-phosphate dehydrogenase PdxA, which produces MSNKIVVGITQGDSNSISYEVIIKALTDARILELCTPVIYGSSKLFGYYKKQINDADGIVPNVISAPSEIHHKRVNIINCVPESVTAEPGRSTTESSRGAFLSLEKAINHIKNGEIDVLVTGPFNKASMKSDGFIFPGHTEYLTKEFQKEDSLMFMISSSLKVGVVTNHIPVSEVPQNITKEKIAKKARLMIDSLKRDFGIEYPKIAVLSLNPHAGEEGMLGSEEIEIIRPSIAELKEEGHLVFGPFAPDGFFASPSINKFDAVLAMYHDQGLIPFKALSPDDGINYTAGLPIVRTSPDHGTAYDIAGKNIANHTSILNAIYSAVDIFRKRIEYEELRKNPLKVEIPASRGND; this is translated from the coding sequence ATGAGCAATAAAATCGTAGTTGGAATAACCCAGGGAGACAGTAACAGTATATCATACGAGGTAATTATCAAAGCACTTACAGATGCCAGAATACTGGAACTTTGCACTCCTGTAATTTACGGTTCCTCTAAACTATTTGGTTATTATAAAAAACAGATAAATGATGCAGATGGTATTGTCCCAAATGTTATCTCAGCCCCATCTGAAATTCATCATAAAAGGGTAAACATAATCAATTGTGTTCCTGAAAGTGTTACCGCAGAGCCAGGAAGATCAACCACAGAGAGTTCAAGAGGCGCTTTTCTATCTCTTGAGAAAGCGATTAACCATATAAAAAACGGAGAGATTGATGTTCTGGTTACAGGACCATTTAATAAAGCATCTATGAAAAGTGATGGCTTTATTTTTCCGGGACATACTGAGTATCTTACTAAAGAGTTCCAAAAAGAGGACTCTTTGATGTTTATGATATCTTCATCACTAAAAGTGGGCGTTGTTACAAATCATATACCTGTAAGCGAGGTTCCTCAAAATATTACAAAGGAGAAGATTGCAAAAAAGGCCAGACTGATGATAGATTCTCTAAAACGGGACTTTGGTATTGAGTATCCAAAGATTGCGGTTTTATCTCTCAATCCTCATGCAGGGGAGGAGGGTATGCTTGGCAGTGAGGAGATTGAAATAATCAGGCCATCAATAGCAGAGTTAAAAGAGGAGGGGCATCTTGTATTTGGTCCATTTGCTCCGGATGGTTTTTTTGCATCCCCTTCAATAAATAAATTTGATGCTGTGCTTGCAATGTATCACGATCAGGGTTTAATCCCTTTTAAGGCTCTCTCTCCTGATGATGGTATAAACTATACAGCGGGATTACCAATTGTCAGAACCTCTCCTGATCATGGAACGGCTTACGATATTGCCGGAAAAAACATTGCAAATCATACCTCTATCTTAAACGCAATATATAGTGCAGTTGACATTTTCAGAAAGAGAATTGAGTATGAGGAGTTAAGAAAGAATCCGCTTAAAGTAGAAATACCTGCTTCAAGAGGCAATGATTGA
- the rnhA gene encoding ribonuclease HI, whose protein sequence is MIELYTDGASRGNPGPGGYGVVLKSGHHRKELSGGFELTTNNRMELLAVITGLETLRKAGSEVTVYSDSSYVCDAVNKGWLFGWEAKNFSGKKNSDLWLRFLKIYRKHKVKFVWIKGHAGHPENERCDTLAVEASKEPLLKKDEGYIVEVVNTLGL, encoded by the coding sequence ATGATTGAGCTTTACACAGATGGTGCATCCAGGGGTAATCCCGGTCCGGGAGGATATGGAGTAGTCCTTAAGAGTGGACATCACAGAAAAGAGCTCTCCGGAGGTTTTGAATTGACTACCAATAACAGAATGGAGCTTCTTGCTGTAATTACAGGCCTTGAGACTCTTCGCAAAGCTGGTTCTGAGGTGACTGTTTATTCAGATTCATCATATGTTTGTGATGCTGTTAATAAAGGTTGGCTTTTTGGTTGGGAGGCAAAAAATTTTTCAGGGAAAAAAAACAGCGATTTGTGGCTAAGATTCTTGAAAATTTACAGAAAACACAAAGTGAAGTTCGTTTGGATTAAAGGTCATGCAGGGCATCCGGAAAATGAAAGATGCGATACTCTGGCTGTAGAGGCCTCCAAGGAGCCCTTACTCAAAAAAGATGAAGGTTATATTGTTGAAGTTGTTAATACCCTGGGGTTATAA
- the mqnC gene encoding cyclic dehypoxanthinyl futalosine synthase, with product MTLNTLYTKALSLTNLTIDEGVRLFNEAPPFQLFSLAQKIRFAKIPEKRVSWQIDRNINYTNVCISGCLFCNFHCKLSDKERSYTINSQELEEKIKHLRQLGGDQILLQGGLHPHYDISYYEKLLKTIKSIDPSIKLNAFGPPEISHIARLSSLTIEETLTRLIDAGLNTLPGAGAEILTDRVRKQLSPGKPTTSQWLEVMEIAHKMGLGTTATMVYGHIETIEERVDHLIKIRDLQSKRPKESPGFRAFICWPMQTEGTKLVERYETREISIVEHLKMVAISRIVLNNIAHIQASWLTTGRETGMLALHSGADDMGSIMIEENVVSSAGAEHKLDSAEMVNTIKEAGFEPWLRDQDYNPRVLTTSTI from the coding sequence ATGACTTTAAATACATTATATACAAAAGCCCTCTCTCTCACTAATCTCACAATAGATGAAGGTGTAAGGCTTTTTAACGAAGCTCCCCCTTTTCAACTTTTTTCACTGGCTCAGAAAATCAGATTTGCAAAAATACCGGAAAAGAGAGTAAGCTGGCAAATTGACCGTAATATAAACTACACAAATGTCTGTATATCCGGGTGCCTCTTTTGCAATTTTCACTGTAAACTTTCAGATAAAGAGAGGTCATACACAATTAATTCTCAAGAGTTAGAAGAGAAGATAAAACATCTCCGGCAACTGGGAGGCGACCAGATACTTCTTCAGGGAGGGCTTCATCCGCACTATGACATATCATATTACGAAAAACTTTTAAAAACAATAAAATCCATTGACCCTTCGATTAAACTTAATGCCTTTGGCCCTCCTGAAATTTCGCATATTGCCAGATTAAGTTCTCTTACAATAGAAGAGACCCTCACAAGACTTATAGATGCTGGTTTAAACACTCTTCCGGGTGCCGGCGCCGAAATCCTGACAGATCGGGTAAGAAAACAGCTATCTCCTGGAAAACCAACCACTTCACAATGGTTAGAAGTTATGGAGATTGCTCATAAAATGGGACTTGGAACAACTGCTACAATGGTATACGGACATATTGAGACTATTGAAGAGAGAGTTGACCACTTAATTAAAATCAGAGATCTCCAGTCAAAGCGTCCAAAAGAATCACCCGGCTTCAGAGCATTTATATGCTGGCCAATGCAGACAGAAGGCACAAAGCTTGTCGAAAGATATGAAACCCGCGAGATTTCAATTGTAGAACATCTTAAGATGGTAGCCATAAGCAGGATAGTGCTTAATAATATTGCTCATATCCAGGCATCCTGGCTGACAACAGGAAGAGAGACGGGAATGCTTGCGCTTCATTCGGGAGCAGATGATATGGGATCAATCATGATTGAAGAAAATGTAGTCTCTTCTGCAGGAGCCGAGCATAAACTGGATTCGGCTGAAATGGTTAATACAATAAAAGAAGCTGGCTTTGAGCCTTGGCTGCGAGATCAGGATTATAACCCCAGGGTATTAACAACTTCAACAATATAA
- a CDS encoding NAD(P)H-dependent glycerol-3-phosphate dehydrogenase, with product MEREGLRFALIGGGSWATALAKLLLNHQEKISWYIRDEESIDILKSTGHNPFYLQAVQFDPKRLELSTDINEVICNADVLLFAIPSAYFMDMAVNIKCILDNKFIITAIKGMVPVDNISIAEYFHINHKIPFSRIGVVSGPCHAEEVAMERLSYLTLSSKHIEVARNLCDIFACSYIKTIPGTDIYGVEYAAVLKNIYAVAAGVCHALGYGDNFMAVLITNSFHEMRDFLHASHPDKNRHTSTSAYLGDLLVTCYSQFSRNRTFGSMIGKGYSVQSAQHEMNMVAEGYYGTKCIYEINQKYKIHMPIAEAMYKILYEHKYSAYIIKQLTEQLQ from the coding sequence TTGGAGAGAGAGGGGCTGCGCTTTGCTCTTATAGGAGGTGGAAGCTGGGCCACGGCGCTTGCAAAGCTGCTGCTCAATCATCAGGAGAAGATTTCATGGTATATCAGAGACGAGGAGTCAATTGATATTCTAAAGAGTACAGGTCACAATCCGTTTTACTTGCAGGCGGTGCAATTTGATCCTAAAAGACTTGAACTCTCAACAGATATAAACGAGGTTATCTGTAATGCTGATGTACTGTTATTCGCAATTCCTTCCGCCTATTTTATGGATATGGCTGTCAATATCAAATGTATTCTTGATAATAAATTCATTATTACAGCCATTAAGGGTATGGTTCCGGTTGATAATATTTCTATTGCGGAGTATTTTCATATAAATCACAAAATTCCTTTCAGCAGAATTGGGGTTGTAAGTGGTCCTTGCCATGCAGAGGAGGTTGCTATGGAGAGACTCTCATATTTAACTCTTTCAAGCAAGCATATTGAGGTTGCTCGTAATCTGTGTGATATTTTTGCCTGTAGTTATATAAAAACTATACCGGGAACAGATATTTACGGAGTAGAGTACGCTGCAGTACTTAAGAATATCTATGCTGTAGCTGCAGGTGTATGTCACGCACTTGGTTATGGTGATAATTTTATGGCTGTATTAATCACTAACTCTTTTCATGAGATGAGAGATTTTCTGCATGCCAGTCATCCTGATAAAAACAGGCATACATCTACATCGGCATATCTTGGCGACCTCCTTGTAACATGCTATTCACAATTCAGCAGAAACAGAACTTTTGGTTCTATGATTGGTAAGGGATACTCAGTTCAATCTGCACAGCACGAAATGAATATGGTTGCAGAGGGTTATTATGGTACTAAATGTATTTATGAAATAAACCAGAAATATAAAATACATATGCCCATTGCAGAGGCTATGTACAAGATTTTGTATGAACATAAATATTCGGCATATATAATTAAGCAATTAACAGAACAACTGCAGTAA
- a CDS encoding glucose-6-phosphate isomerase, which produces MNNIINIEYPSVTTFLGEKSLSDSLDRALSALKKLNGRMGEGSEFLGWMDLPSSLEEDVIINIENIAKEWKEKCEVVVVIGIGGSYLGAKSALEALSNPFRNFMDRGLSPQILFAGQNMSEDYLSELLELLDNKNYGIVVISKSGTTTEPAVAFRILKTHIEKKYGKSESSSRIIAITDKSKGALRRLSEIEGYRSFVIPDDVGGRFSVLTPVGLLPIAIAGFNIRELLNGANNANSYTSSSDRNNPALQYAAVRNALYQKGKKIEIVVNYNPKLQYFAEWWKQLYGESEGKDGKGIFPASVNFTTDLHSMGQYIQDGERTLFETVISVDNSDRLLTIDNDPQNLDGLNFLSGKRVEECNKMAELGTRIAHVDGGVPNIRISIEKIDEYNLGSLYMFFEKACGISAYMLGVNPFDQPGVEDYKVNMFALLGKPGFEEKANELRSRNI; this is translated from the coding sequence ATGAATAATATAATTAATATTGAATATCCCTCAGTTACTACTTTTCTTGGTGAGAAAAGTTTGTCAGACTCTTTGGACAGAGCTTTATCGGCTTTGAAAAAGCTGAATGGCAGGATGGGAGAGGGGAGTGAATTTCTTGGATGGATGGATCTGCCATCTTCTCTTGAAGAAGATGTAATTATTAATATTGAAAATATTGCAAAAGAGTGGAAAGAGAAGTGTGAAGTGGTAGTCGTAATAGGAATAGGAGGATCCTACCTTGGTGCAAAATCTGCATTGGAGGCGCTTTCTAATCCATTCAGGAACTTCATGGATAGGGGTTTGTCTCCTCAAATTCTTTTTGCCGGTCAGAATATGTCTGAAGATTATTTGTCTGAACTCCTGGAGCTATTGGATAATAAAAACTATGGAATAGTGGTTATATCAAAATCGGGAACCACTACAGAGCCGGCTGTTGCATTCAGGATTTTAAAAACCCATATTGAGAAAAAGTACGGAAAATCAGAAAGCTCTTCCAGGATCATTGCAATTACAGATAAGTCTAAAGGAGCTTTAAGAAGGCTTTCAGAGATTGAGGGGTACAGATCATTTGTTATTCCGGATGATGTGGGAGGCAGATTTTCTGTCCTCACTCCTGTGGGATTATTACCTATTGCTATTGCCGGTTTTAATATAAGAGAGTTGCTAAACGGAGCAAATAACGCTAATAGCTACACATCTTCAAGTGATAGAAATAATCCAGCCTTACAATATGCAGCAGTTAGAAATGCGTTATACCAAAAGGGAAAAAAAATTGAGATAGTTGTTAACTATAATCCAAAATTACAATATTTTGCTGAGTGGTGGAAACAACTGTACGGCGAGAGTGAAGGAAAAGACGGAAAGGGTATATTTCCGGCCTCTGTTAATTTTACAACTGATTTACACTCTATGGGTCAATATATTCAAGATGGTGAAAGGACACTTTTTGAAACAGTTATAAGTGTGGATAATTCAGATAGATTACTCACCATTGATAATGATCCCCAAAATTTGGACGGGCTCAATTTCCTTTCCGGGAAAAGGGTAGAAGAGTGTAATAAAATGGCTGAATTGGGGACGAGAATTGCCCATGTTGACGGGGGAGTCCCAAATATCAGAATATCAATAGAGAAAATTGATGAATACAATCTGGGATCGCTATATATGTTTTTTGAAAAAGCTTGTGGTATAAGTGCTTATATGCTGGGTGTAAATCCTTTTGATCAACCTGGAGTAGAGGATTATAAGGTCAATATGTTTGCACTCCTTGGTAAACCTGGTTTTGAAGAGAAGGCAAATGAGTTAAGATCAAGGAATATCTGA
- a CDS encoding PD-(D/E)XK nuclease family protein: protein MKFLGNIAKAFYEREREEISKICFVFPGRRASLFFQRELSALIDKPLFSPSLITISDLFSELSGLRNADKLDCVYRLYRLYCDINENPEPFDDFVYWGETLLSDFDDTDKFLADPYRLFANIKELKELDTDYSFLSERQLNSIKSFWASFHNGEESDKKSKFKSLWSLMLPLYTNLRVSLESDGAGYEGMIYRKIAEQISNGDTVNVDSLLSKYSYVVFIGFNALNKCEKTLLNYIKQSGKADFYWDYCGTMVNDPDNKSSFFINENLSSYPSSMDIDFNEERIAEIELIGVPSAVGQAKIAGDILSSLPTGINSAVILPDESLLTSVIRSLDYNKGEINITMGYPLREASVVSFAESLVELQGGPFYFRRVLPVLRHNYVKGITGELSVSLENKIVTANMLYVSQDLFTGNHLLEMIFRRVIKDDDSNVDKISKISSYILDVLDYIVKNKQVNKFEKELIYYFYTLVVRIKDLQIPMSVKTYLRLLKQLVNSTSVPFKGEPLAGLQVMGVLEARCLDFDNIVICSMNEGVFPSRNLSTSFIPLNLRKGFSLPENEYADAVSAYSFYRTIYRAKRVWMLYDTRSEGLSSGEQSRFILQLRYHYKIPLRDMVSSGVVTRNQKSPIIIEKKGVVAQELEKFRSGTKFFSASLLSTYILCPLKFYFMHIEGVKDEEIVSESVESRTFGTILHNSMAILYRRFEGKDVCKKDLLAILNNQSLIDDIIYKEFKKEKGVEDVKGYNYIICNLIQRYIIKIIKYDLGFNSFRYIQSEKDIRSSLKLRDGTEVKLKAYIDRIDRVNGKLRIIDYKTGRKPDTMKSLNQLFEQNSSKNLSVFFQLYLYGLMLSPEGESLLLPYFLRELDQKYQINCTVEDLNSFRELLSSKISEILNIEMPFIQTASQKSCEYCIFKQICR, encoded by the coding sequence ATGAAATTTCTTGGAAACATAGCTAAAGCTTTCTACGAGAGAGAGAGAGAAGAGATTTCAAAAATCTGTTTTGTATTTCCGGGCAGGAGGGCTTCACTGTTTTTCCAAAGAGAGTTAAGTGCTTTAATTGATAAACCCCTTTTTTCTCCATCACTAATTACAATCAGTGATCTTTTTTCTGAACTGTCAGGGCTTAGAAATGCAGATAAACTTGATTGTGTATACAGATTGTATAGGTTATATTGTGATATCAATGAGAACCCTGAACCCTTTGATGATTTTGTTTACTGGGGAGAGACTCTTTTATCCGATTTTGACGACACAGATAAATTTCTGGCAGATCCTTACAGGCTTTTTGCAAATATTAAGGAGTTAAAAGAGCTTGATACAGACTACTCCTTTTTGTCTGAAAGGCAACTTAATTCAATTAAGAGCTTTTGGGCAAGTTTTCACAACGGAGAAGAGAGTGACAAGAAGTCAAAATTTAAGTCTCTTTGGTCATTGATGCTTCCGTTATACACAAACCTAAGGGTGAGTCTTGAGTCAGATGGGGCCGGTTATGAGGGGATGATATACAGGAAAATCGCAGAACAAATCAGTAACGGGGATACAGTAAATGTTGATTCACTTCTATCTAAATACAGTTATGTTGTATTTATAGGTTTTAATGCATTAAATAAGTGCGAGAAAACTTTACTCAACTACATCAAGCAGTCAGGGAAAGCTGATTTTTATTGGGATTATTGCGGAACTATGGTTAATGACCCAGATAATAAATCATCTTTTTTTATTAACGAAAACTTATCATCATATCCATCATCCATGGATATTGACTTCAATGAGGAGAGAATTGCTGAAATTGAGCTTATTGGCGTTCCCTCCGCTGTTGGTCAGGCTAAAATAGCAGGAGATATATTAAGTTCTTTGCCTACAGGCATAAATAGTGCTGTGATTCTGCCTGATGAATCACTTCTCACATCTGTAATAAGATCTTTAGATTATAATAAAGGAGAGATTAACATTACAATGGGCTATCCTTTAAGAGAGGCTTCGGTCGTCTCTTTTGCAGAGAGTTTGGTTGAGCTGCAGGGAGGCCCCTTCTATTTCAGACGAGTTCTTCCGGTTTTAAGACATAATTATGTAAAAGGTATTACAGGTGAACTCTCTGTTAGTCTTGAGAATAAGATAGTAACAGCAAACATGTTGTATGTAAGTCAGGATCTTTTTACGGGTAATCATTTGTTAGAAATGATTTTTAGGAGAGTTATCAAAGATGATGATTCAAATGTTGATAAAATCTCCAAAATTTCATCATATATTCTTGATGTACTTGATTACATAGTTAAGAATAAACAGGTTAATAAGTTTGAAAAGGAGCTGATTTACTATTTCTATACTCTTGTTGTAAGGATTAAGGATTTACAGATTCCAATGTCCGTAAAGACATATTTAAGGTTGTTAAAACAACTTGTAAATTCAACTTCCGTCCCTTTTAAAGGAGAACCACTAGCGGGTCTTCAGGTTATGGGAGTTCTTGAGGCTAGATGCCTTGATTTTGATAATATTGTAATATGTTCAATGAATGAAGGTGTTTTTCCCTCACGAAATCTCAGCACCTCATTTATCCCTTTAAATTTAAGAAAAGGCTTCTCTCTTCCTGAAAATGAGTATGCCGATGCAGTTTCAGCATATAGCTTCTATAGAACAATTTACAGGGCAAAGAGGGTCTGGATGCTTTATGATACCAGAAGCGAAGGCTTGTCTAGTGGAGAACAGAGCAGATTTATTTTACAGTTAAGATATCACTACAAGATTCCACTAAGAGATATGGTCTCATCCGGAGTTGTAACCAGAAACCAGAAATCTCCTATAATAATTGAGAAAAAAGGGGTGGTAGCTCAAGAACTGGAGAAGTTTAGAAGCGGTACGAAATTCTTTTCAGCATCTCTGTTATCAACCTATATCCTCTGTCCGTTGAAATTTTATTTTATGCATATTGAAGGTGTAAAGGATGAGGAGATAGTAAGCGAATCGGTGGAATCAAGAACTTTTGGTACCATATTGCATAACTCAATGGCAATTCTCTACAGGAGATTTGAGGGAAAAGATGTCTGTAAAAAAGATCTTTTGGCCATTCTGAATAATCAAAGTCTTATTGATGATATAATTTACAAAGAGTTCAAAAAGGAGAAGGGAGTTGAAGATGTTAAGGGGTATAATTATATAATATGCAATCTTATACAAAGATATATAATCAAAATTATCAAATATGATTTGGGCTTTAATTCATTTAGATATATCCAGTCAGAGAAGGATATAAGGAGCTCTTTAAAGCTTAGGGATGGTACGGAGGTTAAATTAAAAGCATATATTGACAGGATTGACAGAGTTAACGGTAAATTAAGGATTATTGATTATAAGACAGGTAGAAAACCTGATACAATGAAGAGTTTAAACCAACTATTTGAACAAAACTCTTCAAAGAATCTATCTGTGTTTTTTCAGCTATATCTATATGGTTTGATGCTCTCTCCTGAGGGGGAGTCGCTTCTCCTTCCATACTTTCTCAGAGAGTTGGATCAAAAATATCAGATAAACTGTACCGTTGAGGATTTAAATTCCTTCAGAGAGCTTCTCTCTTCAAAAATATCAGAGATACTTAATATAGAGATGCCTTTTATACAGACTGCCAGTCAAAAGAGTTGCGAATATTGTATTTTTAAACAAATCTGCAGATAA